A window of the Desulfobacula toluolica Tol2 genome harbors these coding sequences:
- a CDS encoding phosphoribosylaminoimidazolecarboxamide formyltransferase PurH1, with protein MGKNVVEKIDDQVKIKTILVSVSDKSGLDTFIPGLVDLNPEILILSTGGTYGKIKEILGEKADTCLKQVSDYTGQPETQGGLVKTLDFKIYLGLLTETYNAAHQDDLKRTDARAIDMVVVNLYPFSETIAREGVTCEDARGNIDIGGPTMIRASAKNFIRVASVVDPATYPAILENLKVNNGALSLEDRFGLAQKAFEHTAIYDRTIADYLAARSINDIKSCYTSGE; from the coding sequence ATGGGCAAGAATGTGGTCGAAAAAATTGATGACCAGGTGAAAATCAAGACCATTCTGGTGAGCGTGTCTGATAAATCCGGTTTGGACACCTTTATTCCGGGGCTGGTCGATTTGAATCCGGAGATTTTGATCCTGTCAACCGGCGGAACCTATGGCAAGATAAAAGAGATTTTAGGGGAAAAAGCCGATACATGTTTAAAACAGGTGTCTGACTATACAGGCCAGCCGGAAACTCAGGGGGGACTTGTCAAAACCCTTGATTTTAAAATTTATCTGGGTCTGTTGACGGAAACCTATAATGCTGCCCACCAGGACGATTTAAAAAGAACAGATGCCCGTGCCATTGACATGGTAGTTGTTAATCTCTATCCGTTCAGTGAAACCATTGCCAGGGAGGGTGTAACCTGTGAAGATGCCAGGGGTAATATTGATATTGGCGGCCCTACAATGATCCGTGCATCTGCCAAAAATTTTATCCGGGTGGCATCGGTGGTTGATCCTGCCACATATCCGGCTATACTGGAAAATCTTAAAGTCAATAACGGAGCTTTATCTCTTGAAGACAGGTTTGGGCTTGCCCAGAAAGCGTTTGAGCATACAGCAATCTATGACCGCACCATTGCTGATTATTTGGCCGCAAGATCTATCAACGACATTAAATCATGCTATACATCAGGAGAATAA
- a CDS encoding phosphoribosylaminoimidazolecarboxamide formyltransferase PurH2, translated as MSKDLKQMYKTIMDDHFTPQLEVSFVDGDNRQTLFYEKVSWVIDGVNKGLRYGENPGQEAALYRLVNGNLVLGDARTIVPGKYLVSDIELLQSGKHPGKTNLTDSDNALNILRYFTDTPCAVIVKHNNPCGAARAQSLEDAYNKAYMADRVAAFGGTIALNKAVDKATAEAIANQYAEVVVAPEFEDGVIDILGARKNLRVIRINAIDKLQNFIGERVIDFKTLMDGGMVAQWSFVPQTLSEKDLVIASTEYKGKTYTVNREPTPQEYEDMLFGWLVESGITSNSVIYVKDNVTVGIGTGEQDRVGVAEIAVDKAYRKLADRYCFERYQVSFADLTDADKKAQIEKDVKDVKGGLIGSSMVSDAFFPFRDGIDVGLRQGIKAVVQPGGSLNDYQSIEACNENDATMVYTGQRNFKH; from the coding sequence ATGTCCAAAGATCTCAAACAAATGTATAAAACAATTATGGATGATCATTTCACCCCGCAGCTGGAGGTCTCTTTTGTGGATGGTGACAACCGGCAGACCCTGTTTTATGAAAAGGTGTCATGGGTAATTGACGGGGTTAACAAGGGGTTGCGTTATGGTGAAAATCCAGGACAGGAAGCGGCACTTTACCGGCTTGTCAACGGAAATCTCGTTTTGGGGGATGCCCGAACCATTGTTCCTGGCAAATATCTGGTGTCTGACATTGAACTGCTTCAATCCGGCAAGCATCCTGGTAAAACCAATCTGACCGATTCAGACAATGCATTGAATATTTTGCGATATTTTACAGATACCCCCTGTGCCGTGATTGTCAAACATAACAACCCCTGCGGGGCTGCAAGGGCACAGAGTCTTGAAGATGCATATAACAAAGCTTATATGGCAGACCGCGTGGCTGCTTTTGGCGGCACTATTGCGTTGAACAAAGCCGTGGATAAAGCTACGGCCGAGGCTATTGCCAACCAGTATGCAGAAGTTGTGGTGGCCCCGGAATTTGAAGACGGGGTAATTGACATCCTTGGTGCCCGGAAAAACTTGAGGGTGATCCGGATCAATGCCATTGATAAACTTCAGAATTTTATCGGCGAACGGGTCATTGATTTTAAAACCCTTATGGACGGAGGTATGGTAGCTCAGTGGTCTTTTGTACCCCAGACCCTGTCTGAAAAAGACCTGGTTATAGCATCCACTGAATACAAGGGAAAAACATACACTGTCAACCGTGAACCCACCCCACAGGAATACGAAGACATGCTGTTCGGGTGGCTTGTGGAATCAGGAATTACCTCCAATTCCGTGATTTATGTGAAAGACAATGTCACTGTCGGGATAGGCACTGGTGAGCAGGACAGGGTGGGGGTGGCGGAAATCGCTGTGGACAAGGCTTATCGGAAACTGGCTGACCGGTACTGCTTTGAACGGTATCAGGTCTCTTTTGCGGATTTAACTGATGCTGATAAGAAAGCCCAGATTGAAAAAGATGTGAAGGATGTCAAAGGCGGTCTGATCGGATCTTCCATGGTGTCTGATGCATTTTTTCCTTTCCGGGATGGTATTGACGTGGGACTGCGGCAGGGAATCAAAGCTGTGGTTCAGCCCGGCGGATCTTTGAACGATTACCAGTCCATTGAAGCGTGTAATGAAAATGATGCGACAATGGTTTACACGGGGCAGAGAAATTTTAAACATTAA
- a CDS encoding ribonuclease catalytic domain-containing protein, whose protein sequence is MNTGNIVEYIDQQKIISAVIIQETKGKLKLLTENNREVNFSEKRLSHVSHTCLDTHVPRDSIVIQLKQLTQNRKKLSETINIRELWELLHEESEDIDISTMTLFCFDPPLTCDHEAAVIRAFFYDSLYFKFNKTIFSPYTPQQVEAKKRQIKEAAKKEILIRKGAVWINDVLNNKNGSNTECDQEIIDILKSYYLFNNNCSSYMTAKQIIKKSSINSPDQLFNVFVKAGIWDQNINVDLLTMQIPTAFSKNVMEQAKNLARTRMNFFDDPLRKDLTDLPLITIDGQSTLDFDDAISLENTESGYTLGIHIIDVDAYIKSDDPIDLAARERASSIYMPDDKLPMIPPNLSEDLCSLKENEIRPGISTIIKLSRFFEIQDYKIVPSIIKVHKQMSYSAANLLNGKDDPITTLYKIAIRLREKRLKAGATQITLPEVNVWIEENQEIGYLKIDRENPSRMLISEMMIFANSLMAEFLSANNVPAVFRSQAQPKQRLFKGIETSLILNFMQRKQLSRAIIGTEPESHSGLGVKAYATATSPIRRYHDLLTQRQIKSIFGYDKAYTKTELETIIQSISVAIANAGRIQSSRKRYWIIKYLESKRGNTYEALVLDCHRDHYNVLIKEFMYEAKLPVSGVKLKHGDIIQVTIQHADARRDQLSLFL, encoded by the coding sequence ATGAATACAGGGAATATTGTAGAGTATATTGACCAGCAGAAAATTATTTCAGCGGTTATCATACAGGAAACAAAAGGCAAATTAAAATTACTGACCGAAAACAATCGGGAAGTCAATTTTTCCGAAAAAAGATTATCGCATGTATCACATACATGTCTCGATACCCATGTACCAAGGGATAGCATCGTTATCCAGTTAAAACAGCTAACGCAAAACCGCAAAAAACTATCTGAAACCATCAACATCAGGGAACTATGGGAACTGCTTCATGAAGAGTCGGAAGACATTGATATTTCGACCATGACCCTTTTCTGCTTTGATCCCCCCCTGACCTGCGACCATGAAGCAGCGGTTATCCGGGCCTTTTTTTATGACAGCCTGTATTTTAAATTCAACAAGACGATTTTCAGCCCGTATACCCCTCAACAGGTTGAAGCTAAAAAAAGACAGATAAAAGAGGCGGCGAAAAAAGAGATCCTGATTCGAAAAGGCGCAGTCTGGATCAATGATGTCTTGAACAATAAAAACGGCAGCAACACTGAGTGTGATCAGGAAATTATTGATATTTTAAAATCCTATTACCTGTTTAACAACAATTGCTCTTCCTACATGACTGCCAAACAGATCATCAAAAAATCTTCTATAAATTCACCTGATCAATTGTTTAATGTCTTTGTAAAAGCCGGCATCTGGGATCAAAATATAAATGTCGATTTGCTGACCATGCAAATTCCCACTGCCTTTTCCAAAAATGTAATGGAACAGGCAAAAAATCTTGCCCGCACCCGGATGAATTTTTTTGATGATCCGTTAAGAAAAGATTTGACGGACCTTCCGTTGATCACTATTGACGGACAGTCCACACTTGATTTTGATGATGCCATCAGCCTTGAAAATACCGAATCAGGATATACGCTGGGCATCCATATTATTGATGTGGATGCCTATATTAAATCCGATGATCCAATTGATCTTGCGGCACGGGAGCGTGCAAGTTCCATTTACATGCCGGACGACAAACTTCCAATGATTCCGCCCAATCTTTCCGAGGATCTTTGCAGCCTGAAAGAAAACGAAATACGACCGGGTATCAGTACAATTATTAAACTAAGCCGGTTTTTTGAAATCCAGGATTACAAAATTGTTCCCAGCATCATAAAGGTTCACAAGCAGATGAGCTATTCTGCAGCAAACCTTTTAAACGGCAAGGACGATCCCATTACCACTCTTTATAAAATTGCCATCCGCCTGCGGGAAAAAAGACTTAAGGCCGGTGCAACTCAAATTACCCTGCCGGAAGTAAATGTATGGATTGAGGAAAATCAGGAGATTGGATATTTAAAAATTGACCGGGAAAATCCTTCCCGCATGCTGATATCTGAAATGATGATCTTTGCCAATTCCCTGATGGCAGAATTTTTATCAGCCAATAATGTCCCGGCTGTTTTCCGATCCCAGGCACAACCGAAACAACGTCTCTTCAAAGGCATTGAAACCTCTTTGATCTTAAATTTCATGCAAAGAAAACAATTGAGCCGGGCCATAATCGGAACCGAGCCGGAAAGTCATTCAGGTCTTGGTGTCAAAGCCTATGCCACTGCAACCTCCCCCATACGAAGATATCATGATCTGCTGACCCAGCGTCAGATAAAGTCCATTTTCGGATATGACAAAGCTTATACCAAGACCGAACTTGAAACAATTATCCAGTCCATTTCTGTAGCCATTGCCAATGCAGGCCGGATACAATCGTCAAGAAAGCGATACTGGATCATCAAGTACCTGGAATCCAAGAGGGGCAACACTTATGAAGCACTTGTGCTTGACTGTCACAGAGATCATTATAACGTGCTGATCAAGGAATTCATGTATGAAGCAAAGCTTCCTGTAAGCGGCGTCAAACTCAAGCACGGGGATATCATTCAGGTTACCATACAACATGCCGACGCCAGAAGAGATCAGTTGTCTTTATTTTTATAA
- a CDS encoding Smr/MutS family protein: MNKRNKNDLPVFDSNHDFLKEFEKKGNSKTGGRENSLDCGEKNKVDKHGMPLLDDLSVEHDSAEVSSREEFIQLLEASFKKGKEKPVKKPPPVPVKKRLKRYPPVEIELDLHGYTAIGAQVKTRSFIHTSKQQGIFTVRIIVGKGLHSDIGPVLPDVVEDVLQELKQQDLVIGYEWDKKKKSKSGAVIVYIKHFERFE, translated from the coding sequence TTGAACAAGCGGAATAAAAATGATCTGCCTGTTTTTGATTCCAATCATGATTTTTTAAAAGAATTTGAAAAAAAGGGGAATTCAAAGACAGGTGGTCGGGAAAACAGCCTTGATTGCGGTGAAAAAAATAAAGTTGACAAACATGGGATGCCGTTGCTGGATGACCTGTCTGTAGAACATGATTCTGCTGAGGTTTCAAGCAGGGAAGAGTTTATCCAATTACTGGAAGCCTCTTTTAAAAAAGGGAAAGAAAAACCGGTAAAAAAACCGCCACCAGTGCCTGTCAAAAAAAGACTGAAGAGGTATCCGCCGGTTGAAATTGAGTTGGATCTTCACGGTTATACTGCCATTGGTGCCCAGGTCAAAACCAGATCTTTTATCCATACCAGCAAGCAGCAGGGAATTTTTACCGTAAGAATTATTGTTGGAAAAGGTCTTCATTCAGACATAGGGCCTGTGTTGCCCGATGTTGTAGAGGACGTATTGCAGGAGTTGAAACAACAGGATCTTGTGATCGGGTATGAATGGGATAAAAAAAAGAAATCAAAAAGCGGTGCCGTGATTGTGTATATAAAACACTTTGAACGGTTTGAATGA
- the mltG gene encoding endolytic transglycosylase MltG, which produces MVKTKSKIIIFSFIFFVCLFGCAGFFFLEISSFIKTPFNPLAKEKLFTVKPGQSLKSIARNLEKEAVISSQTYFIVFTKLKKADKKLQAGEYSLSGSKSPEQILEIFLTGKIKLHRITIPEGLNIREVAALVETADFCTQSRFMALCRDKSFVRSIGIKSTTLEGYLFPDTYFFPNAASCEDIITTMVEHFKTVFTEKWQTRTKAMGFCVHDIVTLASIIEKETGDASERPLISSVFHNRLKKNMRLQSDPTVIYGIKNFDGNIKKKHLKTVTPYNTYQIKGLPIGPIANPGALSLQAALYPAQTEYLFFVSKKDTTHQFSKTIQAHNQAVKKYQLRK; this is translated from the coding sequence ATGGTCAAAACTAAATCAAAAATTATCATATTCAGTTTCATTTTTTTTGTCTGCCTGTTTGGCTGTGCGGGATTTTTTTTTCTTGAAATCTCCTCTTTTATTAAAACACCCTTCAACCCTTTGGCCAAAGAAAAGCTGTTTACTGTCAAACCCGGTCAAAGCCTTAAGAGCATTGCCAGAAACCTTGAAAAAGAAGCCGTCATATCCAGTCAAACATATTTTATTGTCTTCACAAAATTAAAAAAAGCCGATAAAAAGCTTCAGGCCGGGGAATATAGCCTGTCCGGGTCTAAATCACCGGAACAAATCCTTGAAATTTTTTTAACAGGCAAAATCAAATTACACAGAATTACCATTCCGGAAGGCCTGAATATACGAGAGGTAGCCGCTTTGGTTGAAACGGCTGATTTTTGTACTCAGTCAAGATTTATGGCACTTTGTCGTGACAAATCATTTGTCCGCTCTATAGGCATAAAATCCACAACCCTTGAAGGATATCTTTTCCCGGACACCTATTTTTTTCCTAATGCTGCATCCTGTGAGGATATCATTACAACTATGGTCGAACATTTTAAAACCGTTTTTACTGAAAAATGGCAGACCCGGACAAAAGCCATGGGGTTTTGCGTCCATGACATTGTCACGCTTGCATCCATTATTGAAAAAGAAACAGGAGATGCATCGGAAAGGCCCTTGATATCTTCTGTATTTCACAACCGTTTGAAAAAAAACATGCGCCTGCAAAGTGATCCAACCGTTATATACGGTATAAAAAATTTTGACGGCAACATTAAAAAAAAACACCTGAAGACAGTCACCCCGTATAATACCTACCAAATCAAAGGGCTTCCAATAGGTCCCATTGCCAATCCCGGTGCCCTGTCATTGCAGGCAGCCTTATATCCGGCACAAACCGAATATCTTTTTTTTGTATCCAAAAAAGATACTACCCATCAATTTTCAAAAACAATCCAGGCCCACAATCAGGCGGTTAAAAAGTACCAGTTAAGAAAATAA
- a CDS encoding FAD-dependent oxidoreductase, producing MIPALLFMLGIGALCGIVLSLSSKIFYVYEDPRIALVENNLAGANCGGCGYAGCSAAAEAIVNGIEPPSLCVVSGKEDVEKVARIMGVDAGSAESPLSYNMCEGGFRADDKYHYMGISSCKAMAAMYGGKRVCGVGCIGLGDCVKACQFDAVKLGPKGFPVVDDNKCVGCGACQQACPKDIIQVNTLSEKLMEFNQLHAPLAPCAQTCPAEINIPRYINQIKEGKYKEAVQTIRLRNPLPLACGRVCPHPCEDMCRRGIEDEPVSINQLKRFAADYEMNSGSRIPITCAPDTGKKVAVIGGGPAGLSCAFFLRRLGHEVNIFEAMPKLGGMIRYGIPEYRLPKKVLDWEIQGILDLGIKSFCNVKFGVDFGLGSLMASGYNAVFLGVGAWEDYTLGIEGENMDGCFTGINFLQRIAGGEKIKLGKTAAVVGGGNTAVDCARTLLRLGLEKVYMVYRRTRKEMPANEVEIVASEEEGIEFVFLAAPTRVVGDDNNKVTQLEYLQMQLGEPDASGRRRPEPIEGSETLLDVDMIISAIGQAPETSFKELDPHTRMKELEITRWNTIDNDPATLQASIPYIFTGGDSATGASLVVEAIGGGRRAARSIDLHLKGEPVEPVPNSLQKKHIPESIFSKVDGIKKSPRAKMPEIHVDQRLDSMIEVDLVLPEEQALKESERCLNCCRICYNPDTDFPMAKAN from the coding sequence ATGATCCCAGCTTTATTGTTCATGTTAGGCATAGGTGCCCTTTGCGGTATTGTCCTGAGCCTTTCATCCAAAATATTTTATGTATATGAAGATCCAAGAATTGCACTTGTGGAAAACAATCTTGCCGGAGCAAACTGTGGCGGTTGCGGTTATGCTGGATGCTCTGCCGCAGCCGAAGCCATTGTAAACGGCATTGAACCACCTTCTTTGTGTGTCGTATCAGGCAAGGAAGATGTGGAAAAAGTTGCCAGAATAATGGGGGTGGATGCAGGCAGTGCTGAAAGCCCGTTATCTTACAATATGTGTGAAGGCGGTTTTCGTGCAGATGATAAATACCATTATATGGGAATTTCCTCCTGTAAAGCCATGGCAGCCATGTATGGAGGCAAACGGGTTTGCGGCGTGGGATGTATCGGCCTTGGCGACTGCGTAAAAGCGTGCCAGTTTGATGCTGTCAAACTTGGCCCCAAAGGTTTTCCCGTAGTTGATGATAACAAATGTGTCGGTTGCGGTGCCTGTCAGCAGGCATGCCCGAAAGACATTATCCAGGTAAATACCCTTTCTGAAAAACTTATGGAATTTAATCAGCTGCATGCACCTCTGGCACCGTGTGCCCAGACTTGTCCTGCTGAAATCAATATTCCAAGATATATCAATCAGATCAAAGAAGGCAAATACAAAGAAGCCGTCCAGACCATCCGTCTGAGAAATCCACTGCCCCTGGCCTGTGGAAGGGTCTGCCCCCATCCTTGTGAGGATATGTGCCGAAGGGGAATTGAAGACGAGCCTGTCTCCATTAACCAGCTCAAACGATTTGCTGCTGATTATGAAATGAATTCAGGATCCAGGATTCCCATTACCTGCGCACCGGATACAGGCAAAAAAGTGGCCGTTATCGGTGGCGGGCCTGCCGGGCTTTCCTGCGCATTCTTCCTTCGACGGCTGGGCCATGAAGTCAATATTTTTGAAGCCATGCCCAAACTCGGCGGCATGATCCGTTACGGTATCCCTGAATACCGGCTTCCAAAAAAAGTTCTGGATTGGGAAATCCAGGGAATTTTAGATCTGGGCATCAAGTCGTTCTGTAACGTTAAATTCGGTGTTGATTTCGGTCTGGGATCTTTGATGGCTTCGGGCTATAATGCGGTATTTCTGGGCGTTGGTGCCTGGGAGGATTATACCCTTGGCATTGAAGGCGAAAACATGGACGGTTGTTTTACCGGAATTAACTTTCTGCAGAGAATTGCAGGCGGTGAAAAAATCAAACTGGGAAAAACTGCTGCGGTTGTAGGTGGTGGAAATACTGCTGTTGACTGTGCCAGAACTCTTTTAAGACTTGGTCTTGAAAAAGTTTACATGGTTTACCGAAGAACCAGAAAAGAGATGCCTGCCAATGAAGTTGAAATTGTTGCATCAGAGGAAGAAGGCATTGAATTTGTTTTTCTGGCCGCGCCCACAAGGGTTGTTGGTGATGACAACAACAAGGTTACCCAGCTTGAATACCTTCAAATGCAGCTGGGAGAACCGGATGCCAGCGGCAGACGACGCCCAGAGCCAATTGAAGGTTCTGAAACCCTTCTGGATGTGGACATGATTATTTCAGCCATTGGCCAGGCCCCGGAGACCTCCTTTAAGGAACTTGATCCCCATACAAGGATGAAGGAACTGGAAATAACCAGATGGAATACCATTGATAATGATCCGGCAACTCTTCAGGCCTCAATACCATATATTTTTACAGGGGGCGACTCAGCTACTGGCGCTTCCCTTGTTGTAGAGGCTATTGGCGGCGGAAGACGTGCTGCCCGGTCCATTGATCTGCACCTGAAAGGTGAACCTGTTGAGCCGGTACCCAATTCTTTACAGAAAAAGCACATTCCAGAATCCATTTTTTCAAAAGTGGATGGTATCAAAAAGAGCCCCAGAGCAAAAATGCCGGAAATTCATGTTGATCAGCGGCTTGATTCCATGATTGAAGTTGATCTTGTTCTACCTGAAGAACAGGCTCTCAAAGAATCGGAAAGATGTTTGAACTGCTGCAGGATCTGCTATAACCCGGATACTGATTTTCCAATGGCAAAAGCCAACTAA
- the rsxA gene encoding electron transport complex subunit RsxA, producing MGDLFVLAISCIFINNILLAQFLGNCPFLGTSKKMETAVGMSMAVVFVLVMAGIITWIVDVYLLKALNVEYLRTVSFILVIASLVQFVEMFLKKSIPALYAGLGIFLPLITTNCAVMGVCLINIKEEYSFLEAVVSSFAYAVGFGLALILFAGVRERINLARVPKPLQDTSIGLVTAGIIALTFMSFKGMV from the coding sequence ATGGGTGATCTATTCGTCCTTGCAATAAGCTGTATCTTTATCAACAACATTCTCCTTGCCCAGTTCCTTGGGAACTGTCCCTTTCTGGGTACATCCAAAAAAATGGAGACTGCCGTTGGCATGTCAATGGCAGTTGTTTTTGTCCTTGTCATGGCTGGTATCATCACATGGATAGTGGATGTTTACCTGTTAAAAGCGCTGAATGTTGAATATTTGCGAACGGTTTCCTTTATCCTGGTCATTGCATCCCTGGTTCAATTTGTTGAAATGTTCCTGAAAAAAAGCATTCCGGCCCTGTATGCCGGGCTTGGAATTTTTCTGCCTCTCATTACAACAAATTGTGCGGTCATGGGTGTTTGTCTAATCAATATTAAAGAAGAGTATTCTTTTCTTGAAGCTGTTGTTTCTTCCTTTGCCTATGCAGTCGGTTTCGGCCTTGCCCTTATCCTTTTTGCAGGCGTCAGGGAAAGAATCAACCTGGCAAGAGTTCCCAAACCCTTACAGGACACCTCCATCGGCCTTGTTACAGCTGGTATAATTGCATTGACATTTATGTCCTTTAAAGGAATGGTTTAA
- the rsxE gene encoding electron transport complex subunit RsxE encodes MAQSLAKEFTKGLWAEIPPFRLVLGLCPVLAVTKSVENGIGMGVATTFVLVFSNLLISLLRNVIPSKVRIACFIVIIATFVTIVELMMQAYTYELFLKLGIFIPLIVVNCIVLGRAEAFASKNGPVLSVADGLGIGIGFTLSLAALGAVREFLGNGTITIWGGNPVFEMGANFLPFQFMIEAPGAFVGLGLMLCMMNLIGKK; translated from the coding sequence ATGGCACAATCCTTAGCAAAAGAATTTACCAAAGGACTCTGGGCTGAGATACCTCCTTTCAGACTGGTATTGGGGCTTTGCCCGGTCCTGGCTGTAACAAAATCGGTTGAAAACGGAATCGGGATGGGTGTTGCAACCACCTTTGTTCTGGTTTTCTCCAACCTTTTAATATCTCTTCTCAGAAACGTTATTCCCTCAAAAGTCAGAATTGCCTGTTTCATTGTCATCATAGCTACTTTTGTTACAATTGTGGAGCTTATGATGCAGGCATATACATATGAATTATTCCTGAAGCTGGGTATTTTCATCCCGCTTATTGTTGTAAACTGTATCGTTCTGGGCCGGGCAGAAGCCTTTGCCAGCAAAAACGGACCTGTTCTGTCCGTTGCAGACGGACTTGGTATCGGTATCGGGTTTACCCTGTCTCTTGCCGCCCTTGGAGCTGTCAGAGAATTTTTAGGCAATGGAACCATCACCATCTGGGGAGGAAATCCGGTTTTTGAAATGGGAGCCAATTTTCTTCCTTTCCAATTCATGATTGAAGCACCCGGTGCGTTTGTCGGCCTTGGACTGATGCTGTGCATGATGAACCTTATTGGTAAAAAATAA
- the rnfG gene encoding RnfABCDGE type electron transport complex subunit G encodes MREMISMIVVLTVLTAVSGGLLAAVQSGTELQIENQVLKFQKAPAIKDIFPEVTNDPLAERFTIKADDIELQVFPSLLADGSKAVAFETKGSAFGGPIGLMVGINLDTDKIIDVRVTTHAETPGIGSRAKEDLSFVSQFSGLAMDSNFALKGDGGSIDAMSGATVTSKGLSIAAIQAKQIYQKLKPEIVKQMK; translated from the coding sequence ATGCGTGAAATGATTAGTATGATTGTTGTTTTAACAGTATTGACCGCTGTTTCCGGTGGACTGCTTGCTGCCGTTCAATCGGGAACCGAGCTTCAAATTGAAAATCAGGTCTTGAAATTTCAGAAAGCACCGGCCATTAAAGATATATTTCCAGAAGTAACCAATGATCCATTGGCGGAAAGGTTTACGATCAAAGCTGACGACATTGAATTGCAGGTTTTCCCGAGTCTTCTTGCCGACGGTTCAAAAGCGGTTGCTTTTGAGACAAAGGGTTCTGCCTTTGGAGGCCCCATCGGCCTTATGGTAGGCATAAACCTGGATACGGATAAAATCATCGACGTTCGGGTAACCACGCATGCTGAAACCCCTGGAATCGGATCAAGAGCTAAAGAGGATCTTTCCTTTGTCTCTCAATTTTCAGGTCTTGCAATGGACTCAAATTTTGCCCTAAAAGGCGATGGCGGCTCAATTGATGCCATGTCAGGTGCAACGGTTACATCAAAAGGACTCAGTATTGCGGCAATCCAGGCAAAGCAAATCTATCAGAAACTTAAACCTGAAATTGTCAAACAGATGAAATAA
- a CDS encoding RnfABCDGE type electron transport complex subunit D: MNNYKLTVSHAPFWHDGDSLFQMNLNIMIATIPAILFGIIQFGAPAFGVLSLSLSSAMIWELIMNLVSKKKLTIGDLDAAVIGLLFGMMLPATSPWWFVITGTFVAVVIGKTIFGGIGANPFNPTLVGMAFLMLSWKTLFDFDAAYVDYEFGFTALAPLAALKFQGASAVADLFPMGDLIMGKQVGAIGSTFGLGLIIGGIYLILKGYIRWEISISFIVGIIVSAFFFNMANPDTYAGPMIHLFSGYTLLGAFFLATENSSSPANKIPMLLYGFFAAVMIILMRNIGVYEDGTVLAILLLNLVNPLIDTIRPKVLGKGVTNA; this comes from the coding sequence ATGAATAATTACAAATTAACAGTATCCCATGCTCCTTTCTGGCACGATGGAGACAGTCTTTTTCAAATGAACCTGAATATAATGATTGCCACAATTCCGGCAATCCTTTTCGGGATTATTCAGTTCGGCGCACCAGCCTTTGGTGTACTTTCACTGTCTCTTTCCAGTGCCATGATCTGGGAACTTATCATGAATCTTGTGTCCAAAAAGAAACTCACCATCGGCGATCTGGATGCTGCCGTTATCGGGCTTCTTTTTGGAATGATGCTTCCGGCTACCTCCCCTTGGTGGTTTGTCATTACCGGAACATTTGTAGCCGTCGTTATCGGAAAAACAATTTTCGGCGGTATCGGCGCAAATCCTTTCAACCCGACACTTGTGGGAATGGCCTTTTTGATGCTTTCCTGGAAAACCCTTTTCGATTTTGATGCAGCATATGTTGATTATGAATTTGGTTTTACAGCACTGGCACCACTGGCAGCCCTCAAATTCCAGGGAGCATCTGCGGTTGCAGATCTGTTCCCCATGGGTGATCTTATTATGGGCAAGCAGGTGGGTGCCATCGGGTCCACCTTTGGACTGGGCCTGATTATCGGCGGGATTTATTTGATTTTAAAGGGATATATCCGCTGGGAAATTTCAATTTCCTTTATCGTGGGCATTATTGTCAGCGCCTTTTTTTTCAACATGGCAAACCCTGACACCTATGCCGGCCCAATGATCCATCTGTTTTCAGGATATACGCTGCTGGGTGCCTTCTTCCTTGCTACTGAGAATTCATCCTCACCGGCAAACAAGATTCCCATGTTGCTTTACGGATTTTTTGCTGCGGTAATGATCATCCTTATGAGAAACATCGGTGTTTATGAGGATGGTACTGTATTGGCAATCTTGTTATTGAACCTTGTGAACCCCCTCATCGACACAATTAGACCAAAAGTTTTGGGAAAGGGTGTAACCAATGCGTGA